A window of Streptomyces marispadix contains these coding sequences:
- a CDS encoding DUF6227 family protein, which translates to MGMEAVPTPAVHVRELLARARNPFDVSDAVLSRLDEALLCHVELHGWRQRKAPAPSLRCSSHRHVFLLPDGELLSLWELSYDEGGGHGDDRVLHEVYETEEALIRSERRVQQAHRAAARGPRGRRHGQREVPVELLLTADHPFGRRTYSESGSPDHARRLLRRAENSDRPGEDVARLLENARGHEILPVPKPQVLAHEWQVWCTVYEHAFLLADGSEISLYEVEHDLSGTGGLVCEVYLEEGFADRAVNRLVRERGIGS; encoded by the coding sequence ATGGGCATGGAAGCAGTGCCGACGCCTGCTGTGCATGTGCGTGAACTGCTGGCGCGTGCCCGCAATCCGTTCGACGTGTCCGACGCCGTGCTGTCCCGCCTGGACGAGGCGCTGCTCTGCCATGTCGAACTCCACGGCTGGCGCCAGCGGAAGGCCCCCGCACCGAGCCTGCGGTGCAGCAGTCACCGCCATGTCTTCCTGCTTCCCGACGGCGAACTGCTGTCGCTGTGGGAGCTGAGCTACGACGAGGGCGGGGGCCACGGCGACGACCGCGTGCTGCACGAGGTCTACGAGACCGAGGAGGCGCTGATCCGCTCCGAGCGCCGCGTGCAGCAGGCGCACAGGGCCGCCGCCCGCGGGCCGCGCGGCAGACGGCACGGCCAGCGCGAGGTCCCCGTCGAACTCCTGCTGACGGCGGACCATCCCTTCGGCCGCCGCACGTACAGCGAGAGCGGCTCCCCCGACCACGCACGCCGGCTGCTGCGCCGCGCGGAGAACAGCGACCGTCCCGGCGAGGACGTGGCGCGGCTGCTGGAGAACGCTCGGGGCCACGAGATCCTGCCCGTGCCCAAGCCGCAGGTGCTGGCCCACGAGTGGCAGGTGTGGTGCACGGTCTACGAGCATGCGTTCCTGCTGGCCGACGGCTCCGAGATCAGCCTCTACGAGGTGGAGCACGATCTGTCGGGCACGGGCGGGCTGGTGTGCGAGGTGTATCTGGAGGAGGGCTTCGCGGACCGGGCCGTCAACCGCCTGGTGCGTGAACGCGGCATCGGCTCCTGA
- a CDS encoding phosphoribosyltransferase: MQFRDRREAGRALAEKLTGRREDGRLPDPVVLALPRGGVPVADEIARALGAPLDVVVARKIGAPFQPELGVGAVAGDAPPVYDPVLLGQLRLSERDLAPTAEREQAELRRREEVYRRGRGPLDLAGRSAVLVDDGVATGSTARAALRAVRQAGPVHTVLAAPVCSREALEQLSGDADEIVCVYVPPAFGAVGFWYEDFPQLSDDEVLDILHVTK, from the coding sequence ATGCAGTTCCGCGACCGTCGAGAGGCCGGAAGGGCCCTCGCCGAGAAACTGACCGGGCGGCGGGAGGACGGACGGCTTCCGGACCCTGTCGTGCTGGCGCTGCCGCGCGGCGGAGTGCCCGTGGCCGACGAGATCGCCCGTGCGCTCGGCGCACCCCTGGACGTCGTCGTCGCCCGTAAGATCGGCGCTCCCTTCCAGCCGGAACTGGGCGTCGGCGCCGTCGCGGGAGACGCGCCGCCCGTCTACGACCCTGTGCTGCTGGGGCAGTTGAGGCTGAGCGAACGCGATCTGGCGCCGACGGCCGAGCGCGAGCAGGCCGAGCTGAGGCGCCGCGAGGAGGTCTACCGCAGGGGCCGCGGCCCGCTGGATCTGGCAGGGCGCTCAGCCGTCCTCGTCGACGACGGCGTCGCTACGGGATCGACCGCGCGTGCCGCTCTGCGTGCCGTACGGCAGGCGGGTCCGGTGCACACCGTTCTCGCCGCGCCCGTCTGCTCACGGGAGGCGCTGGAGCAACTGTCCGGCGACGCCGACGAGATCGTCTGTGTGTACGTGCCGCCGGCGTTCGGGGCGGTGGGCTTCTGGTACGAGGACTTCCCGCAGTTGAGCGACGACGAGGTGCTGGACATCCTGCACGTCACGAAGTGA
- a CDS encoding transglycosylase family protein, giving the protein MPARGRHRRSRTGTFSRTSLKVTAGGAGVALPLVGAQLVHAAPDDAWQKVAACESGGDWDVNTGNGYFGGLQFSQSTWEAYGGTAYAPRADLATKGQQIAVAEKVLARQGAGAWPACGPRAGLSRKAAQPRSLRETTDTEHTTPKQRAGDGTDRDRPPAAEKQQAASGKQAASAERTDEETRAERAERARADRSKQATTYEVVGGDSLSAIAEEHGVKGGWPGLYERNRETVGGDPDLILPGQRLRLDGTRHAEEPRTEAGKRRSGDGTAEKTERKAEPDSARKSGEKATQKSARTSADRHADGSADRSAAKPEHADGQRAERKAKSPARKPASGAVSAPVSGVAPSTAYRAAGGSWSSGHHTGVDFPVPTGTSVKAVSAARVVSAGWADAYGYEVVLRHRDGKYSQYGHLSAISVRAGQSVQPGQRLGRSGSTGNATGPHLHFEIRTGPGYGTDIDPLGYLRGRGVRL; this is encoded by the coding sequence ATGCCCGCACGCGGACGCCACCGCCGCAGCCGCACCGGCACGTTCTCCCGTACGTCGCTCAAGGTCACGGCGGGCGGCGCCGGGGTCGCGTTACCCCTGGTGGGGGCGCAGCTCGTACACGCCGCCCCCGACGACGCCTGGCAGAAGGTCGCCGCATGCGAGAGCGGCGGCGACTGGGACGTCAACACGGGCAACGGCTACTTCGGCGGGCTCCAGTTCTCGCAGAGCACCTGGGAGGCGTACGGCGGCACCGCTTACGCGCCCCGCGCGGACCTCGCCACGAAAGGCCAGCAGATCGCCGTCGCCGAGAAGGTGCTCGCGCGTCAGGGCGCCGGGGCCTGGCCCGCCTGCGGCCCCCGTGCGGGGCTGTCGCGTAAGGCAGCACAGCCGCGCTCCTTACGCGAGACGACGGACACGGAGCACACGACTCCCAAGCAGCGGGCGGGAGACGGCACCGACCGCGACAGACCGCCGGCGGCGGAGAAGCAGCAGGCGGCCTCGGGAAAGCAGGCGGCCTCGGCGGAACGTACCGACGAGGAGACGCGCGCCGAACGCGCGGAGCGCGCCAGGGCGGACCGTTCCAAGCAGGCGACGACCTATGAGGTCGTGGGCGGCGACAGTCTCTCCGCCATCGCCGAGGAGCACGGCGTGAAGGGCGGCTGGCCCGGCCTGTACGAACGCAACCGCGAGACGGTGGGCGGCGATCCGGACCTCATCCTCCCGGGGCAGCGCCTGCGGCTGGACGGGACGCGGCATGCGGAGGAGCCGCGCACCGAGGCCGGGAAGCGCAGGAGCGGAGACGGGACGGCGGAGAAGACGGAGAGGAAGGCCGAGCCCGACTCCGCCCGGAAGTCCGGCGAGAAGGCCACGCAGAAGTCCGCGCGCACCTCCGCGGACAGGCACGCGGACGGGTCCGCCGACCGGTCCGCCGCCAAGCCGGAGCATGCCGACGGGCAGCGGGCTGAGCGTAAGGCCAAGTCCCCCGCACGCAAGCCCGCCTCCGGCGCGGTGTCCGCTCCCGTCAGCGGCGTCGCGCCCAGCACCGCCTACCGCGCAGCGGGCGGAAGCTGGTCCTCCGGTCACCACACGGGCGTGGACTTCCCCGTGCCCACGGGCACTTCCGTGAAGGCCGTCTCCGCGGCCAGGGTCGTCTCGGCAGGCTGGGCGGACGCATACGGCTACGAGGTGGTGCTGCGCCACCGGGACGGCAAGTACAGCCAGTACGGGCACCTTTCGGCGATCTCCGTGCGGGCGGGCCAGAGCGTCCAGCCCGGTCAGCGCCTGGGCCGCTCGGGCTCGACGGGCAACGCCACGGGCCCGCACCTCCACTTCGAGATCCGTACGGGCCCCGGCTATGGCACGGACATCGATCCGCTGGGCTATCTGCGGGGGCGCGGCGTCCGTCTGTGA